The Thermonema lapsum genome window below encodes:
- a CDS encoding HlyD family secretion protein, protein MLKISKESIENEYIERRVYAFRLLQTPRSARNFAKVLVGLFAFSLLVLFLPWTQNIPATGMVTAFYPQDRPQEVPAVIGGRIQQWYVQEGQFVNQGDTLVRIGEIKSEYFDPQLLERLREQVEAKEAAIEATKANIEALKQRLPVLRQAARLSLQKAENKVKQYRLKVISDSTNYQAQLVDYQLAENQLARYDTLYQKGLISLTDYQKRQLKLQESKAKLTAAENYYLASQQEYLNALIELSSVQADYREKILKAESELRSYESYLANAQLELATYRNKYASTVIRNQNYYILAPQSGYVIKALKQGLGEIIKEGDTVVEIQPAQPQKAVELYVKAMDVPLITPGREVRIEFAGWPAFQFSGWPSVSVGTFGGRVKVIDYVSQPDGTYRILALPDATHDPEWPEQLRIGSAVQAFILLDDVPVWYEIWRQLNGFPPSLKEAPSASDGKNKEEKKK, encoded by the coding sequence ATGTTGAAAATATCCAAGGAAAGTATTGAAAACGAATACATCGAACGGCGGGTATATGCTTTTCGCCTGTTGCAAACCCCTCGTTCGGCGCGCAATTTTGCCAAAGTGTTGGTAGGCTTGTTTGCCTTTTCCCTTCTGGTGCTCTTTTTGCCTTGGACTCAGAATATCCCCGCAACAGGAATGGTTACGGCTTTTTACCCCCAAGATCGACCGCAAGAGGTACCTGCCGTCATTGGAGGGCGTATTCAACAGTGGTATGTGCAAGAAGGACAATTTGTGAATCAAGGCGATACGCTTGTGCGTATTGGAGAAATAAAATCGGAATATTTCGACCCCCAGCTTTTGGAACGTTTGCGCGAGCAGGTAGAAGCCAAAGAGGCTGCCATAGAAGCAACCAAAGCCAATATAGAAGCTTTAAAACAACGCTTGCCCGTCTTGCGTCAGGCGGCACGACTGAGTTTGCAGAAGGCAGAAAACAAAGTCAAGCAATACCGTTTGAAGGTCATCAGCGACAGCACCAACTACCAAGCCCAGTTGGTGGACTATCAATTGGCAGAAAACCAGTTGGCGCGTTATGATACCCTCTACCAAAAGGGACTTATTTCCCTGACCGATTACCAAAAGCGACAGTTGAAACTTCAGGAGTCAAAAGCCAAGTTGACGGCTGCTGAAAACTATTACCTTGCTTCGCAGCAAGAATACCTCAATGCCTTGATTGAACTGAGCTCGGTGCAGGCTGATTACAGGGAAAAAATACTCAAAGCCGAATCCGAACTGCGCAGCTACGAGTCTTACCTTGCCAATGCCCAATTGGAGTTGGCTACTTATAGAAACAAGTATGCCAGTACAGTCATACGCAACCAAAACTACTATATCTTGGCACCGCAAAGCGGCTATGTAATCAAAGCTTTAAAGCAGGGATTAGGCGAAATAATCAAAGAAGGGGATACTGTGGTGGAGATACAGCCTGCCCAGCCCCAGAAAGCAGTAGAACTGTATGTGAAAGCCATGGATGTGCCTTTGATTACGCCCGGGCGTGAAGTGCGTATTGAATTTGCCGGCTGGCCCGCCTTCCAATTCTCGGGATGGCCCAGCGTGAGTGTGGGCACTTTTGGTGGCAGGGTCAAAGTCATCGATTATGTAAGCCAGCCCGATGGCACTTATCGTATTTTGGCATTGCCCGACGCTACTCACGACCCCGAGTGGCCTGAACAGCTACGTATAGGCTCGGCAGTTCAGGCATTTATTCTGCTCGATGACGTGCCCGTATGGTATGAAATATGGCGTCAGCTCAATGGCTTCCCGCCCAGCTTGAAAGAAGCCCCCAGCGCGTCTGATGGTAAAAACAAAGAAGAAAAAAAGAAGTAA
- a CDS encoding peptidase domain-containing ABC transporter, translating into MLLSERLVRRVAFHLREKMAEFPESELERIQNERTEGDLSPDGWIRAIIDRGEDLHLAIVVHGYSNEELLAYFYETDSPIILFRYLPNGEVVPVILRKEGKDTVLEEYFDESRDTWRERKVEELNDYIRFEDPVDLSLHDKIIALTAFPMPYASKEYEEQKALTPFQRLLSLLKSERHILLYIYVYAIISGLIALSLPLGVQATFRLISSGKILTSVVVVIALVIVGLAASGGLQLMQLWLVEVLQQRVFAKAAFEFAYRIPKIQPSVLKKYYPPELMNRFFDVVILQKELPKLLVDLSAAALQVILGLLLLSLYHPFFLGLIFFTFVFIGILLYYTFDRGLYTSIKESTYKYKIAHWLEEIARTVHSFRLSTSSRLPLSKMDELVNYYLYYRKEHFKVLVNQYLFVLIFKILIVGGLLILGSTLVVERQISLGQLVASEVVIILVVNAIEKLVLGLATVYDALTAVEKIAQVTDLPLEKRRGVLVDFYRYPEGLEIHMEEVRASYNSSKRILKGVTLTALPGETVCIAGPEGAGKHTLMRVLTGFVEYEGYISVNGFSLKDIDVDMWRAVVENNFSEDEVFAGTILENIVMGKPNVKMKDVYEAIEVMGLADVIGRLPKGIHTEILADGRPLSISERHKLILARCIVSKPKLLIIIDHFQEMQNSEKKRILQWLTQPQHPWTLFMLSNDPVFLSMAKRVVVLEKGKVVAEGAYEELMNERHFRAFMTENV; encoded by the coding sequence ATGCTTTTATCTGAAAGGCTTGTGCGTCGGGTGGCTTTTCATCTGCGCGAAAAGATGGCTGAATTTCCTGAGTCAGAACTGGAACGCATTCAGAATGAACGCACCGAGGGCGACCTGAGCCCCGACGGTTGGATACGTGCCATTATAGACCGCGGCGAAGACCTACATCTTGCCATCGTGGTGCATGGCTACAGCAACGAGGAACTGCTGGCATACTTTTATGAAACAGACTCGCCCATTATCCTGTTTCGCTACTTGCCCAACGGTGAAGTAGTCCCTGTTATTTTGAGAAAAGAGGGTAAGGACACCGTTTTGGAGGAATATTTCGATGAAAGTAGAGACACATGGCGCGAGCGTAAGGTGGAAGAGCTGAACGACTACATCCGCTTTGAGGATCCGGTGGACCTGTCGCTCCATGACAAAATCATTGCCTTGACGGCTTTCCCCATGCCTTATGCCAGCAAGGAGTATGAGGAGCAGAAAGCCCTTACGCCTTTTCAACGCTTGCTTTCCTTGCTTAAGAGCGAGCGCCACATCTTGCTTTACATTTATGTATATGCCATCATTTCTGGCTTAATAGCCCTTTCTCTTCCTTTGGGAGTGCAGGCTACCTTCCGTTTGATTTCAAGTGGTAAAATACTTACCTCGGTGGTGGTGGTCATTGCTTTGGTGATTGTAGGCTTGGCAGCTTCAGGAGGTTTACAGCTTATGCAGTTGTGGCTTGTGGAGGTTCTTCAGCAGCGTGTATTTGCCAAAGCGGCTTTTGAATTTGCCTACCGCATACCCAAAATTCAGCCTTCTGTATTGAAAAAATACTATCCGCCAGAACTAATGAACCGCTTTTTTGACGTGGTCATTCTACAAAAAGAACTACCTAAATTATTGGTTGACCTTTCGGCGGCTGCCTTGCAGGTGATTTTGGGGTTATTGCTGCTCTCGCTTTATCATCCCTTCTTCTTGGGGTTAATCTTCTTTACCTTTGTTTTTATTGGCATACTGCTTTACTATACCTTCGACCGTGGGCTTTACACCTCTATCAAGGAGTCCACTTACAAATACAAAATTGCCCATTGGCTGGAAGAAATCGCCCGTACAGTGCATTCTTTCCGTTTGTCAACCAGTAGCCGTTTGCCGCTTTCTAAAATGGACGAGCTGGTAAACTACTATTTATATTATCGCAAGGAGCACTTCAAAGTGCTGGTAAACCAGTACCTTTTTGTTTTGATATTTAAAATCCTCATTGTAGGAGGGCTTTTGATATTGGGTTCTACCTTAGTAGTAGAGCGGCAAATCAGCTTGGGGCAGCTGGTGGCTTCTGAGGTAGTGATTATTCTGGTAGTCAATGCTATAGAAAAGTTAGTTCTGGGCTTGGCTACGGTATATGATGCTTTAACGGCTGTAGAAAAGATAGCTCAGGTAACTGACCTACCCTTAGAGAAGCGCCGGGGGGTATTAGTCGATTTCTACCGTTATCCCGAAGGCTTGGAGATTCACATGGAAGAGGTGCGGGCATCTTACAACTCCAGCAAGCGCATTTTGAAAGGCGTTACGCTGACGGCATTGCCGGGCGAAACGGTGTGTATTGCAGGACCTGAAGGCGCCGGCAAGCATACCCTCATGCGCGTACTTACGGGCTTTGTGGAATATGAAGGCTATATCTCGGTGAACGGCTTTTCTTTGAAAGATATTGACGTGGATATGTGGCGAGCAGTAGTGGAAAATAACTTCTCAGAAGACGAAGTGTTTGCTGGCACTATTTTGGAAAACATCGTGATGGGCAAGCCCAATGTGAAAATGAAAGATGTGTATGAAGCCATAGAAGTGATGGGCTTGGCAGATGTTATCGGGCGCTTGCCCAAGGGCATCCATACCGAAATACTGGCAGATGGGCGTCCACTTTCCATCAGCGAGCGGCACAAGCTCATCTTGGCACGTTGTATTGTATCAAAACCCAAATTGTTGATAATCATAGACCATTTTCAAGAGATGCAAAACTCTGAAAAAAAACGCATTTTGCAGTGGCTGACCCAGCCGCAGCACCCTTGGACCCTCTTCATGCTGTCCAACGACCCCGTTTTCTTGTCAATGGCAAAAAGAGTAGTGGTGCTCGAAAAGGGGAAAGTGGTGGCAGAGGGTGCTTATGAGGAGCTTATGAATGAGCGCCACTTCCGTGCATTTATGACTGAAAACGTCTAA
- the mnmD gene encoding tRNA (5-methylaminomethyl-2-thiouridine)(34)-methyltransferase MnmD: MKEDSIKASLVKTRDGSFTLHHPLIGATYHSTHGAVQESMHVFIEQGLFFVAERQKQIKILEMGFGSGLNALLSRLTTESRLPKHHLFYEGIEAYPLALETIAAYPLPPELSVWQTAFMELHQSPWGQAFSWGRQMIVKKHCCQWQAFWASYTFDLIYYDAFAPSAQPELWDAASVQKLHALTHPGSVVVTYCAQGAFKRLLKATGFQVEALPGAPGKREMTRAVRL, translated from the coding sequence ATGAAAGAAGACTCTATCAAAGCTTCTTTGGTCAAAACCCGGGACGGCTCCTTTACCCTGCACCACCCCTTGATAGGTGCTACCTATCATTCTACTCACGGCGCCGTGCAAGAGTCCATGCATGTGTTTATCGAGCAAGGTCTTTTTTTTGTAGCAGAACGACAGAAGCAAATAAAAATTTTGGAAATGGGCTTTGGCTCAGGACTCAATGCCTTGCTCAGCCGCCTCACCACAGAAAGCCGTCTGCCAAAACATCACCTTTTCTATGAAGGCATAGAGGCATACCCTTTAGCACTTGAAACCATAGCAGCCTATCCGCTCCCCCCTGAGTTGTCTGTATGGCAAACTGCCTTCATGGAATTACATCAAAGCCCATGGGGACAAGCTTTCTCATGGGGCAGGCAAATGATTGTAAAGAAACACTGCTGTCAGTGGCAAGCGTTCTGGGCATCCTATACCTTCGACCTCATTTATTACGATGCTTTTGCACCTTCTGCACAACCGGAACTTTGGGATGCTGCAAGCGTACAAAAACTGCATGCCCTGACTCATCCCGGCAGTGTGGTGGTTACATATTGTGCCCAGGGGGCTTTCAAACGTCTTTTAAAAGCAACAGGGTTTCAAGTAGAAGCCCTGCCGGGAGCACCCGGCAAACGCGAAATGACTCGCGCTGTGCGTCTGTGA
- a CDS encoding M20 metallopeptidase family protein has product MKEQIKQRAEALAGELTSIRRHLHQYPELSFQEHETARYVAERLSQIGIPFEAGVAGTGIVAKIEGKNPSKKTIALRADMDALPIEEANEVPYRSQNPGVMHACGHDVHTTCLLGAARLLYETRDQWEGTIKLLFQPGEERLPGGASLMIKEGALENPRPAAVIGQHVMPLLPVGKVGFREGMYMASTDELYLRVIGKGGHGAMPELGIDPVTIAAQIIVALQQVVSRRSSPKTPTVLSFGKVIANGATNVIPNEVYIEGTFRTFDEAWRARAHEIIEQMAIGIAESMGGRCELEIRKGYPFLYNAPELTRRAKQAAVEYLGEENVVDLDLWLAAEDFAYYSQVAEACFYRLGTRNEARGIVSSVHTPTFDIDEAALPIGAGLMAWLAVSELHT; this is encoded by the coding sequence CTGAAAGAGCAAATAAAACAAAGAGCCGAAGCCCTCGCCGGCGAGTTGACAAGCATTCGCCGTCATTTGCATCAATACCCTGAGCTCTCTTTTCAAGAGCATGAAACTGCCCGCTATGTAGCGGAACGTTTGAGCCAGATAGGCATTCCCTTCGAAGCTGGTGTGGCAGGTACGGGCATTGTGGCGAAGATAGAGGGGAAAAACCCCAGCAAGAAAACCATAGCCCTACGTGCCGATATGGATGCTTTGCCCATAGAAGAAGCCAACGAGGTGCCTTATCGCTCGCAGAATCCGGGGGTGATGCATGCCTGCGGGCACGACGTGCACACCACCTGCTTGCTGGGAGCTGCTCGTTTGTTATACGAGACCAGAGACCAATGGGAAGGAACCATAAAACTGTTGTTTCAACCCGGTGAGGAACGCCTACCGGGGGGCGCTTCGCTTATGATAAAAGAAGGCGCGTTGGAAAATCCCCGTCCCGCAGCGGTCATTGGGCAGCATGTGATGCCTTTGCTGCCTGTGGGTAAGGTGGGCTTCCGCGAAGGCATGTATATGGCAAGCACCGATGAGCTCTATCTGCGCGTGATAGGCAAGGGGGGACACGGAGCTATGCCGGAACTAGGTATAGACCCCGTAACCATAGCGGCGCAAATCATCGTGGCACTACAGCAAGTCGTCAGTCGTCGCAGCAGTCCCAAGACGCCTACGGTGCTCAGCTTCGGAAAGGTCATAGCCAATGGTGCTACCAATGTAATTCCCAATGAGGTATATATCGAAGGCACCTTCCGCACTTTCGATGAGGCATGGCGTGCTCGGGCACACGAAATCATAGAACAAATGGCAATAGGTATTGCCGAAAGCATGGGGGGGCGCTGCGAGCTGGAGATACGGAAAGGCTATCCTTTCCTTTACAATGCTCCGGAGCTCACCCGCCGTGCCAAGCAGGCAGCCGTTGAATATTTGGGCGAAGAAAACGTGGTGGATTTGGATTTGTGGCTGGCAGCTGAGGACTTCGCTTATTACAGTCAGGTGGCAGAAGCTTGCTTCTACCGCTTGGGCACCCGCAACGAAGCGCGCGGCATTGTGTCGTCGGTGCATACCCCCACTTTCGACATAGACGAGGCAGCCTTGCCTATTGGTGCCGGCTTGATGGCTTGGCTGGCAGTCAGCGAGCTGCATACCTAA